A genomic window from Clostridium aceticum includes:
- the hisS gene encoding histidine--tRNA ligase, whose product MKFNSNPVRGTFDVLPQDMELRNWVQDTIKKTYRQRGYMQMETPCIENLELLNHSEGGENLRLLFKILKRGDKLTFDELSENALCDLGLRFDLTLPLSRFYANNRNELPTPFKSFQMGYVWRAERPQKGRFRQFTQCDIDIIGEKSIYAEIDLLLTIPKALYELGFKNFTIKINDRRLLKDMVVKAGFKEEDFDTVCITLDKMDKVGEDGVTQELLDKAYEEAKVHKLLELLNTNIGGFDSEHAKELQKAIDIVSKYYPIDFEPTLVRGMGYYTGPIFEIVSEDFRGSIAGGGRYDNLLSKFQKDSIPAVGFSIGFERIITILKERNFKIPTMEKKVALVFTEEQQLKEVIDLTEKLTGGGSLVTNFFVNRNKLGKKVNQLEEQGYEVQVIK is encoded by the coding sequence TTGAAATTTAATTCTAATCCTGTAAGAGGTACTTTTGATGTTTTACCGCAAGATATGGAGTTAAGAAATTGGGTACAGGACACTATTAAAAAAACTTATCGGCAAAGAGGCTATATGCAGATGGAGACCCCCTGTATTGAAAATCTAGAACTTTTAAATCATAGTGAAGGTGGTGAAAATCTTAGACTATTATTTAAAATTCTAAAACGGGGGGACAAGCTGACCTTCGATGAACTATCTGAAAATGCTTTATGTGATTTAGGTCTAAGATTTGATTTGACGCTGCCCTTGAGTAGGTTCTATGCTAATAATCGCAATGAATTACCTACACCATTTAAGTCCTTTCAGATGGGTTATGTATGGCGTGCAGAAAGACCTCAAAAAGGAAGATTTCGTCAGTTTACCCAATGTGATATTGATATTATTGGGGAAAAAAGCATTTATGCTGAAATTGACTTACTGTTAACGATTCCGAAAGCATTATATGAACTAGGCTTTAAAAACTTTACTATTAAAATCAATGATCGCCGTCTTTTAAAAGACATGGTGGTGAAGGCTGGATTCAAAGAAGAAGACTTTGACACCGTTTGTATCACATTGGACAAAATGGACAAGGTGGGGGAAGACGGTGTAACACAAGAACTACTAGACAAGGCCTATGAGGAAGCAAAAGTACATAAGTTACTGGAATTATTAAACACAAACATAGGTGGTTTTGACAGTGAACATGCCAAGGAGCTACAAAAGGCTATAGATATTGTTTCAAAGTATTATCCTATTGATTTTGAGCCAACTTTAGTGCGGGGTATGGGCTACTATACAGGACCTATTTTTGAAATTGTTAGTGAAGACTTTAGGGGTTCTATAGCTGGCGGAGGACGCTACGATAATTTACTGAGCAAGTTCCAAAAGGATAGTATACCTGCCGTAGGTTTTTCTATCGGCTTTGAAAGAATTATAACCATTTTAAAGGAAAGAAACTTCAAGATTCCTACAATGGAGAAAAAAGTAGCCCTTGTTTTTACAGAGGAACAGCAGTTGAAAGAGGTCATTGATCTTACAGAAAAACTAACGGGGGGAGGAAGTCTTGTTACTAACTTTTTTGTCAACAGAAATAAACTAGGGAAAAAAGTTAATCAACTGGAGGAACAAGGCTATGAGGTGCAGGTAATAAAATAA
- a CDS encoding N-acetylmuramoyl-L-alanine amidase family protein, with protein sequence MLKKSKSIIFIIVPQWLFIALSIVIIFLSFSIVHKTITSISNRDTMLETTVVIDAGHGGIDGGTYDKNLMLLEKDINLDVALKVQRILELNEINTVLTREKDVSLEGKSNLQSTRHARDLDARRQIIDGSRSNLFVSIHVDAQPKNLNTRGVKIFYNKNSQKDKQIAEEIKKSVDLIVVDEFLNNNSIKTEIAPGNFYVLRATKTPGVLVEIGYITNIEDRELLQQEAYKKHIALAISDGVIRYLIKTGEFY encoded by the coding sequence ATGCTAAAAAAAAGTAAATCCATCATCTTTATCATTGTTCCTCAGTGGCTATTTATTGCATTATCTATTGTGATTATTTTTTTATCTTTTTCTATTGTACATAAGACCATTACTTCTATTTCCAATAGAGATACAATGCTTGAAACTACCGTTGTTATAGATGCTGGACATGGGGGGATCGATGGGGGAACCTACGATAAAAATCTCATGTTATTGGAAAAAGATATTAATCTTGATGTGGCTTTAAAGGTTCAAAGAATCTTGGAACTTAATGAGATCAATACAGTTTTAACAAGGGAAAAGGATGTTTCCTTAGAAGGAAAAAGCAATCTCCAATCTACAAGACATGCAAGAGATTTAGATGCTAGGCGGCAAATTATCGATGGTAGTCGCAGCAATTTATTTGTTAGTATTCATGTGGATGCGCAGCCAAAAAATCTCAATACCAGAGGTGTGAAGATTTTTTATAACAAAAATTCTCAAAAAGATAAACAAATTGCGGAAGAAATAAAAAAGTCTGTTGACCTTATTGTCGTTGATGAATTCTTAAATAATAATTCTATAAAAACAGAAATAGCCCCAGGAAACTTTTATGTTCTAAGGGCTACAAAAACTCCTGGGGTATTAGTAGAAATAGGCTACATAACAAATATTGAAGACAGAGAACTACTACAACAAGAAGCTTACAAAAAACATATTGCTTTGGCCATCAGTGATGGCGTTATACGGTACTTGATTAAGACTGGAGAGTTTTATTAA